Part of the Catenulispora sp. EB89 genome, CCGCGCCGGCACCCAGCAGCAGCCGCAGCGCCTCGGGGTTCGAGGTCTGCATCGCCACCCGCAGGTCGGCGGCCAGGCACACCGGGGCACTGAGCGCGGCCAGCAACGCGCGCTCGCCGGTGGCGTTGCCCGGGGCGCCGTATCCGGCGGTCTCGATGACCGACGCGCCGAGTACGATCCGCAGCCCGAACCGCCGTCCGCGCTCGGCCAGCCCGGCCAGCGTCTCCACGAACGCCGGGTGCTCGGCGGCCAGCGCGGTCAGGTTGTCGACGGCCAGCAGCATCCGCGGCGGGGCCTTGCGGCCCGGCGCGCCTCCGCCTCGGCCGACCGGTACCAGCGCGCTGCCGCTCGGCTGTCCGCCGAACGCGGACGGCATCGACGGCCCGCCTGGTACTCCCGGTGCGCTCGGACCGCCCGGCCCGGTCGGACCACCCGGCCCGGCCACTCCACCCGGCCCTGCCGGCCCCGTCAGCCCGGCCGGTCCGCCGCCATAAGGGTCCGGCTCCTCGTCCGGCGGCCACTCCCGCTGGTCGAGCTCGTACTCCAGCCGCCGCACCAGCCGCGCCAGCGCCTCGTCGCCGGACGCGGAGGCGTCGACGTACTCGAAGACGTGCGGCAGGTCCTCGCACGGCGCCAGCGGCTTGCCGGGGCCCGCCGAGACCAGCGCGATGTCCAGGGTGTCCGGGTGGTTCGTCGCGGCCTGCCCGGCCACCACCGCCCGCACCAGCTCCGACACGCCCGAGCGCGAGTCGCCGCCGATCAGCAGGTGCGCGGGCTCGGCGGCCAGCGGGCCGTCGGCGACCCGGCCCAGCGCGATGCGCGGGGTGGCCGGGTACGCCTCCCAACGCGCGGACAGCTTGGCCGGCGTCAGCAGGTCCAGGCCCAGCAGCTCCAGCAGGCGCACCTGCTCCGGGAGGTGCGAGGCGGGGGAGACCCGGTCGATGCGGGTCTGCTCGTCCGGAGAGGTCGGGGTGTCGGTGCCGTCCCGCAGCGGCGCCAGGGCCCGCGCGAAGCGGTCCGCCCACGCCACCGACACCATGTCCGCCACCGCGCCCTCGACCGGCGCCGCGTGCGGGGTGTCGACGCGCAGCCGGGAGTTCACCTCGCCGCCCAGTGTGACCATCGCACCGGTCTGCGGCGGCAGGTCCCCGGCCCGCTCGGCCAGGCAGATGGTGAACACCCCGGCCACCGGCCCCTCGGCCAGCACCTCGTTGAGCTCCGGGGACCCGGCCAGCGTCCGGATCGGGTCCACGACCAGCACCACCGCGCGGCCGGAGTCGGGCGTCGAGGTCACGCCGGGCGCCGGGGGAGGCGTGCGGCCGGTCCGCTGCCGGATCCGCTCGACCAGCTCCCCGAGCCGGGCCCGCGCCTGCTCCGGGCCCAGGCCCAGCAGCCGCGAGCAGTCCTGCTCGTCCTCGGGCACCAGGTGCGGCAGCCAGCGCGTCCAGCGCCAGTGCTCCTCGCCGGTGGTGCCGCCGTGGTCGCCGGACTCCGGGACCACCATCACGATCTCGACGTACTTCGGGCTGTGCGCGCCGGCCACCTGCGCGAGCGCATAGCGCGCCAGGCGCGCCAGCTCCGGGCGTGGCCCCACGAGTCCGACCACCCCGCACTGCGCGAGGTCCACCGTCACCGGCACGGTCGGCACCCGCGGCTGGACCGCCTTGCCGCCGACGACGGTCACGCTGGAGGGCAGCGCTCCGGTGCCCAGCCGCAGCCGCAGGAAGTCCGGCTCCCCGGGACGGCGCTCCCACAGGCGCGCGTCGGGGCGTACCGCGGACACCAGGAGCGTCGCCGGGTCCGGCGCCGCCTCGCGCCGGATCCGCGCCTCGGCGGTGAGAGCTCCGGCGATGCGGCGGTCCGCCTCGGCGCGCTCCCGCTCGTACTGGTCCATGGCGATACGGCGCTGCGCGGGCCGTCCCTTGTCCGACGGACGCGGCGGAAGGTCGATGCGCACCTGGGGCGGATCGGCCGGACCACGGCCCCAGCCGACACGGCCGACCGCCACGTGGCCGTTGCCGTCGGGGTGCACAGGCAGGTCCGGTACACCGCTGGCCTCTACAGACAGCGCTATAGAGGATTCGCCCATACGCAACAGAGAACCCGGGCGCATCTCTACAGGAGCGCCGCCTACCTGCGCGCCGTCCAGAGTCATGCCGTTGGTAGAACCGAGGTCGCGCACATAGACACGCGTGTACTCATGTTCGTGGCGTACCAACAGCTCTGCGTGAATACGGGAGATATCGGGATCATCCACGCGGATGTCGGCGTCTGCTCCCCGTCCGATCCGGATCGGGAGTTCCCCTCCGTATCCGTCATCCTTAGGAGTGAGTAGGTGCACGCCTCCGGCGTCCGGCCCGGACACCACATACAGCGCGAGACTCCCGATGAGGGTCGCCGGCGTCCCCGGTACGTCCAGCCACAGGCGCGCGCCGTCCACGAGTAACGGTCGGCCCAGCGGCGCTTCGTCTTCCAGCGGATCCAGCCCGGCGAACAGCCGTCCCG contains:
- a CDS encoding FHA domain-containing protein, which codes for MSAPGRLFAGLDPLEDEAPLGRPLLVDGARLWLDVPGTPATLIGSLALYVVSGPDAGGVHLLTPKDDGYGGELPIRIGRGADADIRVDDPDISRIHAELLVRHEHEYTRVYVRDLGSTNGMTLDGAQVGGAPVEMRPGSLLRMGESSIALSVEASGVPDLPVHPDGNGHVAVGRVGWGRGPADPPQVRIDLPPRPSDKGRPAQRRIAMDQYERERAEADRRIAGALTAEARIRREAAPDPATLLVSAVRPDARLWERRPGEPDFLRLRLGTGALPSSVTVVGGKAVQPRVPTVPVTVDLAQCGVVGLVGPRPELARLARYALAQVAGAHSPKYVEIVMVVPESGDHGGTTGEEHWRWTRWLPHLVPEDEQDCSRLLGLGPEQARARLGELVERIRQRTGRTPPPAPGVTSTPDSGRAVVLVVDPIRTLAGSPELNEVLAEGPVAGVFTICLAERAGDLPPQTGAMVTLGGEVNSRLRVDTPHAAPVEGAVADMVSVAWADRFARALAPLRDGTDTPTSPDEQTRIDRVSPASHLPEQVRLLELLGLDLLTPAKLSARWEAYPATPRIALGRVADGPLAAEPAHLLIGGDSRSGVSELVRAVVAGQAATNHPDTLDIALVSAGPGKPLAPCEDLPHVFEYVDASASGDEALARLVRRLEYELDQREWPPDEEPDPYGGGPAGLTGPAGPGGVAGPGGPTGPGGPSAPGVPGGPSMPSAFGGQPSGSALVPVGRGGGAPGRKAPPRMLLAVDNLTALAAEHPAFVETLAGLAERGRRFGLRIVLGASVIETAGYGAPGNATGERALLAALSAPVCLAADLRVAMQTSNPEALRLLLGAGAVTAAPGGPYLPGRAQAKLPSGAVVPFQAAGISVPMASSASPSHRPTVRIQDWHELGEPVRVVRARRDADSGPTDLSLLIGALKKAVE